In Pseudomonas oryzicola, one DNA window encodes the following:
- a CDS encoding ABC transporter permease — protein sequence MPHSPQRRWYLPVTLVAALVLLPLSVLLLSWQSIDLQIWSHLLDTQMSRLLGNTLTLVAGVGTGVTLLGVSLAWLTSLCEFPGRRWLDWALMLPFAIPAYVLAFVFVGLLDFAGPVQSALRELFGPMRLPRVRSTGGVIIVLVLVFYPYVYLLARTAFLAQGKGLMEAARVLGLSPLQAFWRVALPMARPAIGAGIALALMETLADFGAVAVFNFDTFTTAIYKTWYGFFSLSSAAQLASLLLLAVMLVLYGERRARGASRSGNERPRGQALYHLRGVKAWLASGWCLLVFACAFVIPLVQLLTWFWQRGRLDLDERYVGLIMHTLYLGGMAALITVSVALLLAFARRQAPSGAIRAGVGLANLGYALPGSVLAVSIMLAFSYLDNQLVIPLSSWLGGAGKPVLLGSLAALLLAYLVRFIAVAYGPLESSLERIRPSLPEASRSLGVGGMGLFFKVYLPLLVPGALSAALLVFVDVLKEMPATLLMRPFGWDTLAVRVFEMTSEGEWARASLPALSLVLVGLLPVIGLIRRSARRPGHSL from the coding sequence TTGCCCCACTCCCCCCAACGCCGCTGGTACCTCCCGGTCACCCTGGTCGCCGCTCTGGTGCTCCTGCCCCTGAGCGTGCTGCTGCTGTCGTGGCAGTCGATCGATCTGCAGATCTGGTCGCACCTGCTCGACACCCAGATGAGCCGCCTTTTGGGCAATACCCTGACGCTGGTGGCAGGTGTGGGCACCGGTGTCACCCTGCTGGGCGTCAGCCTGGCCTGGCTGACCAGCCTCTGCGAATTCCCCGGCCGGCGCTGGCTGGACTGGGCGTTGATGCTGCCGTTCGCCATCCCTGCCTACGTGCTGGCGTTCGTCTTCGTTGGCCTGCTGGACTTCGCCGGCCCGGTACAAAGTGCCCTGCGCGAGCTGTTCGGGCCCATGCGCCTGCCGCGGGTGCGTTCGACCGGTGGGGTGATCATCGTGCTGGTACTGGTGTTCTACCCTTATGTCTATTTGCTGGCGCGCACCGCCTTCCTGGCCCAGGGCAAGGGCCTGATGGAAGCGGCGCGGGTGCTTGGGCTGTCCCCCCTGCAAGCATTCTGGCGCGTGGCGCTGCCCATGGCGCGGCCGGCTATCGGCGCCGGGATTGCCCTGGCGCTGATGGAAACCCTGGCTGACTTTGGCGCCGTGGCGGTGTTCAACTTCGACACCTTCACCACCGCCATCTACAAGACCTGGTACGGCTTCTTCAGCCTGTCCAGCGCAGCCCAGCTGGCCAGCCTGCTGTTGCTTGCGGTGATGCTGGTGTTGTACGGCGAACGCCGGGCACGCGGCGCCAGCCGTAGCGGCAACGAGCGACCGCGCGGGCAGGCGCTGTACCACCTGCGCGGGGTCAAGGCGTGGCTGGCCAGTGGCTGGTGCTTGCTGGTATTCGCCTGCGCCTTTGTCATCCCGCTGGTGCAACTGCTGACGTGGTTCTGGCAGCGCGGCCGGCTTGACCTGGACGAGCGCTATGTCGGCCTGATAATGCACACCCTGTACCTGGGCGGTATGGCGGCGCTGATCACGGTGAGTGTGGCGCTGCTGCTGGCCTTTGCACGGCGGCAGGCACCGAGCGGGGCTATCCGCGCCGGGGTCGGCCTGGCCAACCTGGGCTATGCCTTGCCCGGTTCGGTGCTGGCAGTATCGATCATGCTGGCCTTCAGCTACCTTGATAACCAGCTGGTCATTCCGCTGTCCAGTTGGTTGGGTGGGGCTGGCAAGCCAGTGTTGCTGGGCAGCCTTGCTGCGTTGCTGCTGGCCTACCTGGTGCGCTTCATCGCAGTGGCTTACGGGCCGTTGGAAAGCAGCCTGGAGCGTATCCGCCCGTCACTTCCCGAGGCATCGCGCAGCCTGGGTGTCGGTGGCATGGGATTGTTTTTCAAGGTGTATCTGCCGCTGCTGGTACCGGGTGCCCTCAGCGCCGCCTTGCTGGTGTTCGTTGACGTACTCAAGGAAATGCCGGCCACCTTGCTGATGCGCCCGTTCGGCTGGGACACCCTGGCCGTGCGGGTGTTCGAGATGACCAGCGAGGGTGAGTGGGCGCGTGCATCGCTCCCGGCTCTGAGCCTGGTGCTGGTGGGGCTGCTGCCGGTCATCGGCCTGATCCGCCGTTCGGCCCGTCGACCCGGTCACAGTCTCTAA
- the gcvT gene encoding glycine cleavage system aminomethyltransferase GcvT: MGQRTLLYDLHLALGAKTVDFGGWDMPLHYGSQVEEHHQVRSDCGVFDVSHMTVIDVDGSDATAWLQRLLANDVARLDDIGKALYSPLLQEQGKVIDDLIVYRSETGYRLVTNAATRAKVLDWLAEQRAGFAVDFRARPDLAILAIQGPHAREKVAALLSPARAALIRELRPFEGIAEGDWFIARTGYTGEDGLEIMLPGEQAVAFFNDLVGAGIAPSGLGARDTLRLEAGMNLYGQDIDEAHTPLTSNLGWSIAWEPAERNFIGRAGLLAEIEHGVQEKLVGLVLEERGVLRAHQVVRVAGIGEGEITSGSFSPTLSKSIALARVPMATGDRAEVEIRGKWYPVRVVKPTFVRHGKILI, from the coding sequence ATGGGACAGCGCACGCTTTTGTATGACCTGCACCTGGCGCTGGGCGCCAAGACGGTCGATTTCGGTGGCTGGGACATGCCCCTGCACTATGGCTCGCAAGTCGAGGAGCACCACCAGGTGCGCAGCGATTGCGGGGTGTTCGATGTTTCCCACATGACCGTGATCGATGTCGACGGCAGCGATGCCACTGCCTGGTTGCAGCGCCTGCTGGCCAACGACGTGGCCCGCCTCGACGATATCGGCAAGGCATTGTATAGCCCGCTGCTGCAGGAACAGGGCAAGGTCATCGATGACCTGATCGTCTACCGCAGCGAAACCGGCTACCGCCTGGTCACCAACGCTGCCACCCGGGCCAAGGTACTCGATTGGCTGGCCGAACAGCGTGCCGGTTTTGCCGTGGACTTCCGGGCCCGTCCCGATCTGGCCATCCTCGCCATCCAGGGCCCGCATGCACGCGAAAAGGTCGCCGCCCTGCTCAGCCCCGCGCGCGCCGCGCTGATTCGCGAACTGCGCCCATTCGAGGGCATTGCCGAAGGCGACTGGTTCATTGCCCGCACCGGCTATACCGGTGAAGACGGTCTGGAGATCATGCTTCCTGGCGAGCAGGCCGTGGCGTTCTTCAACGACCTGGTCGGCGCCGGTATTGCCCCAAGCGGCCTAGGCGCTCGCGACACCCTGCGCCTGGAAGCCGGCATGAATCTGTACGGCCAGGATATCGACGAAGCACACACACCGCTCACTTCCAATCTGGGCTGGAGCATCGCCTGGGAGCCAGCCGAGCGCAACTTCATCGGCCGCGCCGGCCTGCTGGCAGAAATCGAGCACGGCGTGCAGGAAAAACTGGTCGGCCTGGTGCTGGAAGAGCGCGGTGTACTGCGTGCCCACCAGGTGGTCCGGGTGGCGGGGATTGGCGAAGGGGAGATCACCAGTGGTAGTTTCTCGCCTACGCTGAGCAAGTCCATTGCCCTTGCACGCGTACCCATGGCCACCGGCGACCGGGCCGAAGTGGAAATTCGCGGTAAGTGGTACCCGGTGCGGGTGGTCAAACCGACCTTCGTGCGCCACGGCAAGATCCTGATCTGA
- the gcvH gene encoding glycine cleavage system protein GcvH — protein sequence MSDIPSDLRFAESHEWARLEADGTVTVGISDHAQQALGDVVFVELAEVGKVFAAGDAAGVVESVKAASDIYAPVAGEVIAVNDELADSPELLNDEPYASWIFKLKPSNPAELDKLLDAAGYKALIGE from the coding sequence ATGAGCGATATCCCTAGCGACCTGCGTTTTGCCGAAAGCCATGAGTGGGCCCGCCTGGAAGCCGACGGCACCGTGACCGTGGGTATCAGCGACCACGCCCAGCAAGCCCTGGGTGACGTGGTGTTCGTCGAGTTGGCCGAAGTCGGCAAGGTATTCGCCGCTGGCGATGCGGCCGGTGTGGTCGAGTCGGTCAAGGCCGCTTCGGACATCTACGCCCCGGTGGCTGGCGAAGTGATCGCGGTCAACGACGAGCTGGCCGACAGTCCCGAGCTGCTCAACGATGAACCTTACGCGTCGTGGATTTTCAAGCTGAAGCCAAGCAACCCGGCCGAGCTGGACAAGCTGCTGGATGCGGCTGGCTACAAGGCCCTGATCGGCGAGTGA
- the gcvP gene encoding aminomethyl-transferring glycine dehydrogenase, translating into MSQSPSLHQLQEPNPFLRRHLGPDAAEQQAMLNALGVASRSELIEQTVPPDIRLNRPLDLPPALDEQAALAKLAGYAEQNQVWTSLIGMGYHGTITPTVILRNVLENPGWYTAYTPYQPEIAQGRLEALLNFQQMVIDLTGLALANASLLDEATAAAEAMALAKRVARNKSNAFFADEHCHPQTLSVLKTRAEGFGFELIVDSVDNLGKHAVFGALLQYPDTHGEVRDLRPLIDQLHSQHALACVAADLLSLVVLAPPGEQGADVVLGSTQRFGVPMGYGGPHAAYFACRDDYKRAMPGRIIGVSRDARGNTALRMALQTREQHIRREKANSNICTAQVLLANIAGFYAVYHGPEGLQRIAQRVHRLTFILAAGLEAKGIRRLNQHFFDTLTVDVGGAQAAIIESAEAAQINLRILGRGRLGVSLDETCSEQTVLRLFDIFLGVDHGLEIAALDQLALPEGIPASLVRRTPFLTHLVFNLHHSETEMLRYLKQLENKDLALNQSMIPLGSCTMKLNATSEMIPITWPGFAQLHPFAPAAQAAGYKAMIDELESWLCAITGFDAICMQPNSGAQGEYAGLMAITRYHRSRHQPQRTLCLIPSSAHGTNPASAQMAGMEVVIVDCDDDGNVDLADLKAKAHAAADRLSCLMITYPSTHGVYEEGIREICEVVHQYGGQVYMDGANLNAQVGLARPADIGADVSHMNLHKTFCIPHGGGGPGMGPIGIREHLKPFVASHPVVPVPGLDPNNSAVSAAPWGSASILPISWMYIAMMGPQLADASEVAILSANYLASQLSGAFPVLYRGRNQRVAHECILDLRPLKALTGISEEDVAKRLMDYGFHAPTMSFPVPGTLMVEPTESESKAELDRFVEAMLAIRAEIGDVQEGNWPAENNPLKHAPHTLADVLGVWDRPYSLEQAVAPSAHVRQHKYWPAVNRVDNVYGDRNLFCACVPVEAYR; encoded by the coding sequence ATGTCCCAGTCGCCATCCCTGCATCAACTGCAAGAGCCCAACCCCTTCCTGCGTCGCCATCTGGGCCCCGATGCCGCAGAGCAGCAGGCCATGCTCAACGCGCTGGGTGTCGCCAGCCGCAGTGAGCTGATCGAGCAGACCGTACCGCCAGACATCCGCCTCAATCGCCCCCTCGACCTGCCGCCGGCACTGGACGAACAGGCCGCCCTGGCCAAGCTCGCCGGTTACGCCGAGCAGAACCAGGTCTGGACCAGCCTGATCGGCATGGGCTACCACGGCACCATCACGCCCACGGTCATCCTGCGCAACGTGCTGGAGAACCCGGGCTGGTACACCGCCTACACGCCCTATCAGCCCGAGATTGCCCAAGGCCGGCTGGAGGCGCTACTGAACTTCCAGCAGATGGTCATCGACCTCACCGGGCTGGCCCTGGCCAATGCCTCGCTGCTTGACGAAGCCACCGCCGCCGCCGAGGCAATGGCCCTGGCCAAGCGGGTGGCGCGCAACAAGAGCAATGCCTTCTTCGCCGATGAGCACTGTCACCCGCAAACCCTGTCGGTACTCAAGACCCGCGCCGAGGGGTTTGGCTTCGAGCTGATCGTCGACTCTGTGGATAACCTCGGCAAGCACGCGGTGTTCGGTGCCTTGCTGCAGTACCCTGACACCCACGGCGAGGTCCGCGACCTGCGCCCGCTGATCGACCAGTTGCACAGCCAGCATGCACTGGCCTGTGTGGCGGCGGACCTGCTCAGCCTGGTGGTGCTGGCGCCGCCAGGGGAGCAGGGGGCGGACGTGGTATTGGGATCGACCCAACGCTTTGGCGTACCGATGGGGTATGGCGGCCCCCACGCGGCCTATTTCGCCTGTCGCGACGACTACAAGCGGGCCATGCCGGGGCGCATCATCGGCGTATCGCGCGATGCCCGTGGCAACACCGCCCTGCGCATGGCCCTGCAAACCCGCGAGCAGCATATTCGCCGCGAAAAGGCCAACTCCAACATCTGCACGGCGCAGGTGCTGCTGGCCAATATTGCCGGCTTCTACGCGGTCTACCATGGCCCCGAAGGCCTGCAACGCATCGCCCAGCGTGTGCATCGGTTGACCTTCATCCTGGCCGCGGGCCTCGAAGCCAAGGGTATCCGGCGGCTGAACCAGCATTTCTTCGACACGCTGACCGTGGATGTTGGTGGCGCCCAGGCGGCCATCATCGAAAGCGCCGAAGCCGCTCAGATCAACTTGCGTATCCTTGGTCGCGGGCGTCTTGGCGTGAGCCTTGACGAGACCTGTTCGGAGCAGACGGTGCTGCGCCTGTTCGACATCTTCCTGGGCGTGGACCACGGTCTGGAGATTGCCGCACTCGACCAGCTCGCCCTGCCCGAAGGTATTCCCGCCAGCCTGGTGCGGCGCACGCCGTTCCTCACTCACCTGGTGTTCAACCTGCACCACAGTGAGACCGAGATGCTGCGCTATCTCAAGCAACTGGAGAACAAGGACCTGGCGCTGAACCAGTCGATGATCCCGCTGGGCTCGTGCACCATGAAGCTCAACGCCACCAGCGAGATGATCCCGATCACCTGGCCCGGCTTTGCCCAGTTGCACCCGTTTGCCCCGGCCGCCCAGGCCGCCGGCTACAAGGCGATGATCGATGAGCTGGAAAGCTGGTTATGCGCCATTACCGGCTTCGATGCCATCTGCATGCAGCCCAACTCCGGTGCGCAGGGTGAATACGCTGGCTTGATGGCCATTACCCGTTACCACCGCAGCCGGCACCAGCCGCAACGCACGCTGTGTCTGATCCCGTCGTCGGCCCACGGCACCAACCCGGCCTCGGCGCAAATGGCCGGCATGGAGGTGGTGATCGTCGATTGCGATGACGACGGCAACGTCGACCTGGCCGATCTCAAGGCCAAGGCGCACGCAGCCGCAGACCGTCTGTCGTGCCTGATGATCACCTACCCGTCGACCCACGGCGTATACGAAGAGGGCATTCGCGAAATCTGCGAAGTGGTCCACCAGTACGGCGGCCAGGTGTACATGGATGGTGCCAACCTCAATGCCCAGGTGGGCCTGGCGCGCCCGGCGGATATTGGCGCCGACGTTTCCCACATGAACCTGCACAAGACGTTCTGCATACCCCACGGCGGTGGCGGCCCCGGCATGGGCCCGATCGGCATCCGCGAGCACCTCAAGCCGTTCGTTGCCAGCCACCCGGTGGTGCCGGTACCCGGCCTGGACCCGAACAACAGTGCAGTCAGTGCCGCGCCCTGGGGTAGTGCGAGCATCTTGCCGATCAGCTGGATGTATATCGCCATGATGGGCCCGCAGCTGGCTGATGCCAGCGAAGTGGCGATCCTCTCGGCCAACTACCTGGCCAGCCAGTTGAGCGGCGCCTTCCCCGTGCTCTACCGCGGGCGCAACCAGCGGGTGGCGCATGAATGCATCCTCGATCTGCGCCCCCTGAAGGCGCTGACCGGTATCAGTGAAGAGGATGTGGCCAAGCGCCTGATGGACTATGGCTTCCATGCGCCGACCATGTCCTTCCCGGTGCCGGGCACGCTGATGGTCGAGCCGACCGAGAGTGAGTCGAAGGCCGAGCTGGACCGGTTCGTCGAGGCCATGCTGGCGATTCGCGCGGAAATCGGCGATGTGCAGGAGGGTAACTGGCCGGCGGAGAACAACCCGCTCAAGCATGCACCGCATACGCTGGCTGACGTGCTGGGGGTATGGGACAGGCCCTACAGCCTGGAGCAGGCGGTGGCGCCCTCTGCTCATGTACGCCAGCACAAGTACTGGCCGGCGGTGAACCGGGTCGACAACGTGTATGGAGACCGGAACCTGTTCTGTGCGTGCGTGCCGGTGGAGGCTTATCGGTAG
- a CDS encoding DUF2388 domain-containing protein gives MRLKTAIAAAALLSLPIGSAMADTFWRNVMTTGATTASSYLTSGDHKLVMAAQDDAGSFVASEGAIRGPFLEAAIRQARAENPGLQATDMELANAILAKNAVAE, from the coding sequence ATGCGTCTCAAAACCGCCATCGCCGCCGCTGCCTTGCTTTCGCTGCCTATTGGCTCGGCCATGGCCGATACCTTCTGGCGTAACGTGATGACCACTGGTGCTACCACGGCATCGAGCTACCTGACCTCGGGGGACCACAAGCTGGTGATGGCGGCGCAGGATGATGCCGGCAGCTTCGTGGCCAGCGAAGGCGCGATTCGCGGGCCGTTCCTGGAAGCGGCAATTCGTCAGGCCCGCGCAGAAAACCCGGGCCTGCAGGCCACCGACATGGAACTGGCCAATGCCATTCTGGCCAAGAACGCGGTAGCCGAGTAA
- a CDS encoding GspE/PulE family protein — protein sequence MHTPDNPALDLRRVLQALIADQHLHANDTLQVLEHATTQPSTHPLEQIAACALEDRQHPGQSLDLDCLCRWLARRVGQPYLPIDPMQLDLAQISGLISPAFAQRHGILIIAADDTGVTVASAQPYQDDWHADLARSLGRPIRRVLASPLQIRQAGQSFHRLAQSVKGAQNQQSASLGELEQLLELGTRQAEASADDAHIVHIVDWLLQYAIEQRASDIHLEPRREQGQLRYRIDGLLHCVYAFPAGVTLALVSRLKHLARMDVAEKRRPQDGRLQSCLPGGAEVELRLSTLPTPFGEKLVLRLFDPQQLQEGFDRLGLEGPQLAQWQGLLQQRQGIILVTGPTGSGKTSTLYASLKLLATPQVNLCTIEDPIERLEPAFNQLQVQPALDLGFANGVRALLRQDPDIIMIGEIRDRETALVAVQAALTGHLVLSTLHTNDACSAITRLQELGVADYLIKATLVGVMAQRLVRTLCADCRSAVTVPAAQPCRTCRGTGFHGRTGLFELLVLSDSLRAQIGPGSDLASLRRQAKADGLLDLRTCGEAKVACGQTRQEEVLRVCS from the coding sequence ATGCACACTCCCGACAACCCGGCACTCGACCTCAGGCGCGTGCTCCAGGCTCTGATCGCCGACCAGCATCTGCACGCCAACGACACCCTGCAAGTACTCGAGCACGCCACCACCCAACCCAGCACCCACCCACTGGAACAGATCGCCGCCTGCGCCCTGGAGGATCGCCAGCACCCCGGCCAGTCTCTCGACCTGGACTGCCTTTGCCGATGGCTGGCCCGCAGGGTCGGCCAGCCTTATCTGCCCATCGACCCGATGCAACTCGACCTGGCGCAAATCAGCGGCCTGATCTCCCCTGCCTTCGCCCAGCGCCATGGCATCCTGATCATCGCCGCCGACGACACCGGTGTCACAGTCGCCAGCGCCCAACCGTACCAGGACGACTGGCACGCAGACCTGGCCCGTAGCCTGGGCCGACCGATCCGTCGCGTGTTGGCCAGCCCGTTGCAGATACGTCAGGCGGGGCAGTCATTCCACCGGCTGGCTCAGTCGGTAAAGGGCGCGCAAAACCAGCAGTCGGCCAGCCTCGGTGAACTCGAACAGCTGCTGGAACTGGGCACGCGGCAGGCCGAGGCCAGCGCCGACGACGCCCACATCGTGCATATCGTCGACTGGCTGCTGCAGTACGCCATCGAACAGCGCGCCAGCGATATCCACCTGGAGCCCCGCCGCGAACAAGGCCAGCTGCGCTACCGCATCGACGGCCTGCTGCACTGCGTGTATGCGTTCCCCGCCGGGGTCACCTTGGCGCTGGTCAGCCGCCTGAAACATCTGGCACGCATGGACGTCGCGGAAAAACGCCGGCCGCAGGATGGCCGCCTGCAAAGCTGCCTGCCTGGCGGCGCCGAGGTAGAGTTGCGGCTGTCGACCCTGCCGACCCCGTTCGGCGAGAAACTGGTGCTGCGCCTGTTCGACCCGCAACAATTGCAGGAGGGCTTCGATCGCCTCGGCCTGGAAGGGCCGCAACTGGCGCAATGGCAAGGCCTGCTGCAGCAACGCCAGGGCATCATCCTGGTCACCGGCCCAACCGGTTCCGGCAAGACCAGCACGCTGTACGCCAGCCTCAAGCTGCTGGCCACGCCGCAAGTCAATCTGTGCACCATCGAGGATCCCATCGAGCGCCTGGAGCCGGCATTCAATCAGTTGCAGGTACAGCCCGCCCTGGACCTGGGCTTTGCCAATGGGGTACGGGCCCTGCTGCGCCAGGACCCAGATATCATCATGATCGGCGAAATTCGCGACCGCGAAACTGCCCTGGTGGCGGTACAGGCGGCGCTGACCGGCCATCTGGTGCTGTCCACCCTGCATACCAACGACGCCTGCAGTGCAATCACCCGCCTGCAGGAGTTGGGCGTGGCCGACTACCTGATCAAGGCGACGCTGGTCGGCGTCATGGCTCAGCGCCTGGTGCGTACGCTGTGCGCAGATTGCCGCAGCGCAGTGACAGTGCCCGCCGCCCAGCCGTGCCGTACCTGCCGGGGCACCGGGTTCCACGGCCGCACCGGCTTGTTCGAACTGTTGGTGCTCAGCGACAGCCTGCGTGCACAAATAGGCCCAGGCAGCGATCTGGCCAGTTTGCGGCGCCAGGCAAAGGCCGATGGCCTGCTCGACCTGCGGACTTGTGGGGAGGCCAAGGTGGCCTGCGGGCAAACCCGACAGGAGGAAGTGCTACGGGTCTGTTCGTAG